In Actinomycetota bacterium, the following are encoded in one genomic region:
- a CDS encoding class I SAM-dependent methyltransferase produces MDAWTAANRANWDDRVPIHRASAFYDVEGWLAERPGPRPWELEVLGDVAGLDLVHLQCHFGLDTLAFADAGARVTGVDFSGAAIELARELATSAGLADRARFVEADALTAAEVLAPETFDVVYVSLGSLCWLPSVTAWAGEVAGLIRPGGRLYLHDAHPLAWAMAEGDLRVEQSYFEEPEPLAVDSDVTYTDGDDRLIHARHYEWNHSIGETVEAVIGAGLRIERLVEHDWTVWRRFPWLQATSDGRWVIQPGRPRVPLTFTLLATRGDG; encoded by the coding sequence ATGGACGCATGGACGGCTGCGAATCGCGCGAATTGGGACGATCGGGTACCGATCCACAGAGCTTCGGCCTTCTACGACGTGGAGGGTTGGCTGGCGGAGAGACCAGGACCTCGGCCGTGGGAGCTGGAGGTCCTGGGAGATGTGGCCGGGCTCGACCTGGTTCATCTGCAATGCCACTTCGGTCTCGATACGTTGGCCTTCGCTGACGCCGGCGCTCGCGTCACGGGGGTCGACTTCTCCGGCGCCGCGATCGAGCTCGCCCGAGAGCTGGCGACGTCGGCCGGCCTGGCGGACAGGGCACGCTTTGTGGAAGCCGATGCGCTCACGGCAGCAGAAGTCCTCGCCCCGGAGACCTTTGATGTCGTCTATGTGAGCCTCGGGTCGCTGTGCTGGCTGCCGAGCGTGACCGCGTGGGCAGGTGAGGTCGCCGGCCTCATTCGCCCCGGTGGCCGCCTCTACCTACACGACGCCCATCCGCTGGCATGGGCCATGGCCGAGGGCGACCTACGGGTCGAACAGTCCTATTTCGAGGAGCCGGAGCCCCTGGCGGTGGACAGCGACGTCACCTACACCGACGGCGACGACCGTCTGATCCATGCTCGGCACTACGAGTGGAATCACTCGATCGGCGAGACCGTGGAGGCGGTCATCGGCGCCGGGCTGAGGATCGAGCGGTTGGTCGAACACGACTGGACGGTGTGGCGTCGCTTCCCTTGGCTGCAAGCCACCTCCGACGGTCGATGGGTGATACAGCCGGGCCGACCCCGGGTGCCGCTGACCTTCACCCTTCTCGCCACTCGCGGGGACGGTTAG
- a CDS encoding GNAT family N-acetyltransferase — protein sequence MDQGSSIAKCRGAGEPLRVSRFRPEQAVDVAGWQYPPPYDMYSSTEALSGRLLVDEGDGLGYFVLTLLGSDEALGFCCYGPEARVINEPEPLPGTLDVGGGLRPDAVGRGIASRYMPSVLEHAARLHHPKWFRVAVAAFNERSVALCTTSGFVRSSSFAGPDEREFLELYRTRVSFQ from the coding sequence ATGGACCAGGGATCCTCAATCGCGAAGTGTCGTGGCGCGGGAGAGCCTCTTCGAGTCTCGCGTTTTCGGCCTGAGCAGGCGGTTGATGTCGCAGGGTGGCAGTACCCGCCGCCCTACGACATGTACTCCAGCACCGAGGCCCTCTCCGGTCGACTTCTGGTTGATGAGGGAGATGGCCTCGGCTATTTCGTGTTGACGTTGCTCGGATCTGATGAGGCGCTCGGCTTCTGCTGCTACGGGCCCGAGGCGCGTGTTATCAACGAACCAGAACCGCTTCCCGGGACACTCGATGTTGGTGGCGGTCTACGGCCGGATGCAGTTGGGCGAGGGATTGCGTCCAGGTACATGCCGAGCGTGTTGGAACACGCGGCCCGGCTCCACCACCCAAAGTGGTTTCGTGTTGCAGTCGCAGCATTCAACGAACGCTCTGTGGCGCTGTGTACGACTTCGGGGTTCGTGAGATCGAGTTCCTTCGCCGGCCCCGACGAGAGGGAGTTCCTGGAATTGTATCGCACCAGGGTCAGCTTCCAATGA